The following proteins are encoded in a genomic region of Parabacteroides pacaensis:
- a CDS encoding DUF4434 domain-containing protein: METRNRREFLKAASLVGASALVSPQIAKAEKSFHSPDTPETAALESKLIVPKNNGLKITGTFLDEISHDIPHQNWGEKEWDKDFQYMKQIGIDTVILIRSGYRKFLTYPSKYLLNKGCYMPSVDLVDMYLRLAEKYKMKFYFGLYDSGRYWDTGDLTWEIEDNKYVIDEVWKMYGEKYTSFGGWYISGEISRQTKGAIPAFHAMGKQCKDVSGGLPTFISPWIDGKKAVMGTEKLSKEDAVSVQAHEKEWNEIFDGIHDVVNACAFQDGHIDYDELDAFFEVNKKLADKYNMECWTNAESFDRDMPIRFLPIKFDKLRMKLEAAKRAKYDKAITFEFSHFMSPQSAYLQAGHLYNRYKEYFEIR; the protein is encoded by the coding sequence ATGGAAACAAGAAACCGAAGAGAATTTCTTAAAGCTGCCTCACTAGTAGGAGCATCCGCTTTAGTTTCACCTCAAATAGCTAAAGCTGAAAAATCTTTTCATTCACCTGATACCCCAGAAACGGCTGCGTTGGAAAGTAAATTAATTGTCCCTAAAAATAATGGTTTAAAAATTACAGGAACCTTTCTGGATGAAATATCACATGACATTCCCCATCAAAACTGGGGAGAAAAAGAGTGGGACAAAGATTTTCAATATATGAAACAGATTGGCATCGATACCGTAATTCTGATCCGTTCCGGCTATCGTAAATTTCTTACCTATCCTTCTAAGTACTTATTAAATAAGGGTTGTTATATGCCTTCTGTCGATTTAGTAGATATGTATTTACGATTGGCTGAGAAATATAAAATGAAGTTTTATTTCGGATTGTATGATTCCGGAAGATACTGGGATACCGGTGATCTTACGTGGGAAATAGAAGATAATAAATATGTAATCGACGAAGTGTGGAAAATGTATGGAGAAAAATATACTAGTTTCGGTGGGTGGTATATCAGCGGCGAAATAAGCAGGCAAACCAAAGGAGCTATTCCGGCTTTCCATGCTATGGGAAAACAATGTAAAGATGTCTCCGGAGGATTACCTACCTTCATATCTCCCTGGATTGACGGCAAAAAGGCAGTGATGGGAACCGAAAAACTTTCCAAGGAAGATGCCGTTTCCGTACAAGCACATGAAAAAGAATGGAACGAAATATTCGACGGGATCCATGACGTAGTAAATGCGTGTGCTTTCCAGGATGGCCATATCGACTACGACGAATTAGATGCCTTCTTTGAAGTAAACAAAAAATTAGCCGATAAATATAATATGGAATGCTGGACCAATGCCGAATCTTTCGACCGCGACATGCCGATCCGCTTTCTTCCTATCAAATTCGATAAGTTACGAATGAAATTAGAAGCTGCCAAACGCGCCAAGTACGATAAAGCCATAACATTTGAATTTTCACATTTTATGAGTCCTCAATCGGCCTATTTACAAGCAGGTCACTTGTACAACAGATATAAAGAATACTTTGAAATCCGTTGA
- a CDS encoding RagB/SusD family nutrient uptake outer membrane protein: protein MKTKETILTGCLIVTLCACSDFLELNESDYYSKGALFMSFDRAKNVVTNVYGYLQDGFANVAGTMQDAATDDAINAWQTTGLKVYYDGSWSPINVIDDQWSHYYAGIRAANFFLENYPEDFPEYEYNEGYQEKLIQWKYYPYEVQVLRAYFHFELLKRYNHIIIAEHTYERNEVNQLEPSSFEEVIQFIVDECDMAAPNLPVSFEKVPGGETGRVTRGTAMALKARALLYAASPLNNPENDRTKWLKAAAAAKSLLDASETNGWYQLIGEETTNNLTAKGLIFDRRIGDSNSFERANFPIGYEGGNSGVCPSQNLAEAFDMRDGTPFDWNNEEHRKNMLNADARDPRFAKVFLCNGNKFKDKILETYQGGFHALPKDGGTPTSYYLRKHVLEWISFTAGSTTTGRHVWPLFRYAEVFLNYAEALGEAQGPTFKGTVNGVNYTMSAKEAVDKVRMRSGMPPLPEGLTKTDFIERVHKERRVELAFEGHRFWDLRRWKTGEATENIWGLVITKNEDDTFEYQRKVVQQRIWENKMYFYPLANSELFKNNKLVQNTGWE from the coding sequence ATGAAAACAAAAGAAACCATATTAACCGGTTGTCTGATCGTTACACTTTGTGCCTGTAGTGACTTTCTGGAACTAAACGAATCCGACTATTACAGCAAAGGAGCCTTATTCATGTCATTCGACCGGGCTAAAAACGTAGTAACCAACGTATACGGATACTTGCAAGACGGATTTGCCAACGTGGCAGGTACGATGCAAGATGCGGCAACGGACGATGCGATTAATGCCTGGCAAACAACCGGGCTGAAAGTGTATTACGACGGAAGCTGGTCGCCCATCAATGTGATAGATGACCAATGGTCCCATTATTATGCAGGCATTCGTGCCGCTAATTTCTTCCTGGAAAACTATCCGGAAGATTTTCCGGAATATGAGTACAATGAAGGGTATCAGGAAAAACTCATCCAATGGAAATATTATCCGTATGAAGTTCAAGTGCTAAGAGCTTACTTTCATTTTGAATTATTAAAACGCTACAACCATATTATTATAGCCGAACACACCTACGAACGGAATGAAGTAAATCAATTGGAACCCTCGTCGTTTGAAGAAGTAATCCAATTTATTGTAGACGAATGCGATATGGCAGCTCCCAATTTACCTGTTTCTTTTGAAAAGGTACCGGGCGGAGAAACCGGACGCGTAACCAGGGGAACGGCAATGGCTTTAAAAGCAAGAGCTTTACTCTATGCAGCCAGTCCGTTAAATAACCCGGAGAACGACCGGACCAAATGGCTCAAAGCCGCAGCCGCAGCCAAATCATTACTAGATGCTTCCGAAACGAACGGATGGTATCAATTAATCGGGGAAGAAACAACCAATAATCTCACAGCCAAAGGGCTTATCTTCGACCGGAGAATAGGAGATTCCAATTCCTTTGAAAGAGCAAATTTTCCCATTGGTTATGAAGGAGGAAACTCCGGTGTTTGTCCCTCCCAGAATTTAGCGGAAGCTTTCGACATGCGTGACGGAACACCTTTCGACTGGAACAATGAGGAACACCGGAAGAACATGTTAAATGCGGATGCCCGCGATCCTCGTTTTGCCAAAGTTTTTTTATGCAACGGCAATAAGTTTAAAGATAAAATCCTGGAAACGTACCAGGGAGGCTTCCATGCATTACCGAAAGACGGAGGGACACCGACTTCTTATTACTTGCGGAAGCATGTTTTGGAGTGGATTAGCTTTACCGCCGGAAGCACGACTACCGGACGCCATGTATGGCCTCTATTCCGTTACGCCGAAGTATTTCTGAACTATGCAGAAGCTTTAGGGGAAGCCCAAGGTCCCACCTTCAAAGGAACAGTGAACGGAGTAAATTATACCATGTCGGCAAAAGAAGCTGTCGATAAAGTAAGAATGCGCTCTGGCATGCCCCCTTTACCTGAAGGACTTACAAAAACCGATTTTATAGAGCGAGTACATAAAGAACGACGAGTAGAATTAGCTTTCGAAGGACATCGTTTTTGGGATTTACGCCGATGGAAAACGGGAGAAGCAACAGAAAATATCTGGGGCTTGGTAATCACGAAAAATGAGGATGATACATTCGAATACCAACGGAAAGTAGTCCAGCAACGAATTTGGGAAAATAAAATGTATTTCTATCCCCTTGCAAATTCCGAGTTATTTAAGAACAACAAACTAGTACAAAATACAGGTTGGGAATAA
- a CDS encoding sugar porter family MFS transporter: MKKEINLGYITFLSVVAAIGGFLFGYDTAVISGTISQVTQLFHLDALQQGWYVGCALIGSIIGVLFAGILSDRIGRKYTMILSAILFSTSAIGCAVCSDFNELVIYRIIGGVGIGVVSIISPLYISEVSVAQYRGRLVSLYQLAITVGFLGAYLINYQLLEWSESGLEFSHPWVNRIFVSEVWRGMLGMETLPALLFFIIIFFIPESPRWLIVRKKEARAENILQKIYGSLTEAKYQLDETKSVLRTETKSEWSLLFQPGIRKALIIGVCIAILGQFMGVNAVLYYGPSIFKSAGLSGGDSLFYQVLVGLVNMLTTVLALFIIDKVGRKNLVYYGVSGMILSLLLIGFYFMYGEAWNIPSLFLLIFFLLYIFCCAVSICAVIWVLLSEMYPTKVRGLAMSIAGFSLWIGTYLIGQLTPWMLQNLTPAGTFFLFALMCIPYILIIWKLVPETTGKSLEEIERYWTRRSKVN; the protein is encoded by the coding sequence ATGAAAAAAGAAATAAATTTAGGATACATTACTTTTTTGTCGGTTGTAGCAGCTATAGGAGGATTTTTATTCGGATACGACACAGCCGTTATTTCCGGTACGATTTCCCAAGTTACCCAATTATTTCATTTGGATGCCCTTCAACAAGGATGGTATGTAGGATGTGCATTAATAGGGTCTATCATCGGCGTACTTTTTGCCGGCATATTAAGTGATCGTATCGGCAGAAAATATACCATGATTCTTTCGGCTATATTATTTTCTACGTCCGCTATCGGATGTGCCGTTTGTTCCGATTTCAATGAATTGGTTATCTATAGAATTATTGGTGGCGTAGGAATTGGAGTCGTCTCTATTATCTCCCCTTTATATATCTCTGAAGTTTCTGTTGCCCAATATCGGGGACGATTAGTATCACTTTACCAATTAGCTATTACGGTAGGTTTCTTAGGTGCTTATCTTATTAATTATCAATTATTGGAGTGGTCGGAAAGCGGTTTGGAATTCAGTCATCCATGGGTGAATAGAATATTTGTGTCTGAAGTATGGAGAGGTATGCTCGGCATGGAAACACTTCCGGCCCTCCTGTTTTTTATCATCATTTTCTTTATTCCGGAAAGTCCCCGTTGGTTAATCGTAAGGAAAAAAGAAGCAAGAGCCGAAAATATTCTACAAAAAATATATGGTTCTTTAACGGAAGCCAAATATCAATTGGATGAAACAAAATCGGTACTTCGTACAGAAACGAAATCAGAATGGTCCCTTTTATTTCAACCCGGCATACGCAAAGCATTAATCATAGGAGTATGTATTGCTATTCTAGGACAATTTATGGGAGTAAATGCCGTGTTATACTATGGTCCTTCCATTTTTAAAAGTGCAGGTTTATCCGGAGGCGATTCTTTATTCTATCAAGTATTGGTCGGATTGGTTAATATGCTTACAACGGTTTTAGCTTTATTCATTATCGATAAAGTAGGAAGAAAAAATCTAGTATATTATGGAGTATCCGGCATGATTCTCTCTCTATTGTTGATCGGTTTCTACTTTATGTATGGGGAAGCATGGAATATCCCCAGTTTATTCTTACTGATATTCTTTTTACTCTATATTTTTTGTTGCGCAGTATCCATTTGTGCCGTGATTTGGGTTTTATTATCTGAAATGTATCCTACCAAGGTCCGCGGTTTAGCTATGTCCATCGCAGGCTTTTCGCTTTGGATCGGCACTTATCTGATAGGACAGCTCACCCCTTGGATGTTGCAGAACTTAACACCCGCAGGAACCTTTTTCCTTTTTGCCCTTATGTGCATTCCGTATATCTTAATTATCTGGAAATTAGTTCCTGAAACAACAGGAAAATCCTTGGAAGAAATAGAACGTTACTGGACCAGAAGGTCAAAAGTCAATTAA
- the proC gene encoding pyrroline-5-carboxylate reductase produces MKIAIIGTGNMGGAIARGLAKGSLVKASDITCSNRSLEKLEKLLGENKEFHITQSNIEAVKGANIIMLAVKPWLMETVINEIKYHLDYEKQMIVSVASGITFDQLNQFLQRDRMDETIAVPSLFRVIPNTAIEIRSSMTLVSSCNALKEQEQLIIKLFNDLGNTILVTENLMAAGAALASCGTAFALRYIRAAMEGGIEMGFYPHQAKEIVAQTVKGAAELLLAHPESHPETEIDKVTTPGGITIKGLNEMEACGFTNAVIKGLKASK; encoded by the coding sequence ATGAAAATAGCTATTATCGGAACAGGAAATATGGGTGGAGCGATTGCTCGTGGCTTAGCAAAAGGATCGCTTGTAAAAGCTTCGGATATCACTTGTTCAAACAGATCGTTGGAAAAATTAGAAAAACTACTAGGCGAAAACAAGGAATTTCATATTACCCAAAGTAATATAGAAGCGGTAAAAGGGGCAAATATCATTATGTTAGCAGTTAAACCTTGGTTAATGGAAACAGTAATCAATGAAATAAAATACCATTTAGATTATGAAAAACAGATGATCGTCTCTGTAGCTAGCGGTATCACCTTCGACCAACTGAACCAATTTCTTCAACGGGATCGAATGGACGAAACGATTGCTGTGCCTTCTTTATTCCGCGTAATTCCTAATACTGCTATTGAAATAAGGAGCAGCATGACTCTTGTTTCATCCTGTAATGCACTGAAAGAACAAGAACAATTAATTATAAAGCTGTTTAACGACTTGGGAAACACTATTTTGGTAACCGAGAACTTAATGGCTGCCGGAGCTGCTTTAGCTTCCTGCGGGACAGCCTTTGCTTTACGCTACATTCGTGCTGCTATGGAGGGAGGAATAGAGATGGGATTTTATCCTCATCAGGCAAAAGAAATCGTAGCCCAAACAGTTAAAGGCGCGGCAGAACTGCTTTTAGCTCACCCGGAAAGTCATCCTGAAACAGAGATTGACAAAGTAACTACCCCAGGAGGAATCACCATTAAAGGCTTAAATGAAATGGAAGCATGCGGCTTTACCAACGCAGTAATCAAAGGCCTAAAGGCAAGCAAGTAA
- a CDS encoding glycoside hydrolase family 5 protein, translated as MKRLLVCLLLLSAVCSEAKEKQIFSVKNGVNISHWLSQSDARGTARQTYFTRDDVAFIASLGFDHLRIPIDEEQMFTEDGKKDKEAFRLLHNALGWCKESGLRAVVDLHILRSHHFNKKEKPLFTEEKAQEEFYQRWRQISSELKKYPNSMVAYELMNEPVADDPETWNIIVNRCAAAVRKLEPERTLIIGSNRWQGFETVKDLRVPENDPNIMISFHYYNPFLLTHYKASWTDIKDYQGPVHYPGALISDADLAALPSDMAQKYRWWNTQIYNIDKIESDFKRVLTVAEAKGLKVYCGEYGCLNTSPLADRYRWLEDMTTLFNRYGIGRAIWDYKNSFGIAEKCGVPYKPIVKILTQESN; from the coding sequence ATGAAAAGATTATTGGTATGCTTGCTATTGCTTTCGGCTGTTTGTTCGGAAGCAAAGGAAAAACAGATTTTTTCTGTAAAGAATGGTGTAAATATCAGTCATTGGTTGTCGCAAAGCGATGCTCGCGGCACTGCTCGTCAAACCTATTTTACGCGTGATGATGTGGCCTTTATTGCTTCTTTGGGCTTCGACCACTTGCGTATTCCTATCGACGAAGAACAAATGTTTACGGAAGATGGAAAAAAAGACAAAGAGGCATTTCGGTTATTGCACAACGCATTGGGTTGGTGTAAAGAATCCGGTTTGCGAGCAGTAGTAGATTTGCATATTTTGAGGTCTCACCATTTTAACAAAAAGGAAAAACCTTTATTTACCGAAGAAAAAGCACAGGAAGAATTTTACCAACGTTGGCGACAAATCAGTAGCGAATTAAAAAAATATCCTAATAGTATGGTAGCTTATGAACTAATGAACGAACCGGTAGCCGATGATCCCGAAACATGGAATATCATTGTAAACCGTTGTGCGGCTGCGGTACGAAAGTTAGAACCGGAGCGTACGCTGATTATCGGGTCGAATCGTTGGCAGGGATTTGAGACGGTAAAAGATTTACGCGTACCCGAAAACGATCCAAATATTATGATCAGTTTTCATTATTACAATCCATTTTTACTCACACATTACAAAGCCTCGTGGACAGATATAAAAGATTATCAGGGACCGGTTCATTATCCGGGAGCCTTGATTTCCGATGCGGATTTAGCAGCATTACCTTCGGACATGGCACAGAAATACCGGTGGTGGAATACGCAGATCTATAATATCGATAAAATCGAATCGGATTTCAAACGAGTACTAACAGTAGCTGAAGCCAAAGGGTTAAAAGTATATTGCGGCGAATATGGCTGCCTGAATACTTCTCCGCTAGCAGATCGTTATCGATGGTTGGAGGATATGACCACATTATTTAATCGGTATGGAATAGGCCGTGCCATCTGGGATTATAAAAATAGTTTCGGCATTGCGGAAAAATGTGGTGTTCCGTATAAGCCTATTGTTAAGATATTAACTCAGGAATCCAATTAA
- a CDS encoding SusC/RagA family TonB-linked outer membrane protein codes for MKITTILFFIIALQYTSTVLAQDHPIIISKSQTLNEILGEIENQTGYLFFYNIEDIKIKDPCSLNSLKKKYNTLFEILNSMKQLYQLDYVIKGRHIILTKASVNLIKEHTSYSTFTGTVKDFNENLLAGASVLVKGSTIGGITDKNGRFILTLPDSLFPVVKVSYLGYQTTEVELNKPNISIYLLENTQMLDEVQIVAYGKQKKVTVTGAISSITTEGLLKSPSGSVANALSGAMTGISSVQISGQPGAEDPEIFVRGTGSLSVDASRPLILVDGVERSFFQMDPNEIENITILKDASSTAVFGVRGANGVVLVTTRRGTKGKPDISVTSSAGLTQALRNVNMVDSYRHALLYTEAQLNDNPSLPASQQIFTPYIIQKFKDKSEPLMFPDIDWNKYMFNKFAWQTQHNINLRGGNNNFRYFISLGYLHQNGIIKKFTEPYNPNYAYSRYNYRINSDIQISKNTLLKCDIAGRISNQRTPIGEDVWRTIMWAVPYGGAGIIDGKFIKNTDRYISIPMTTGLDAYYNQGYNTNTNNVLNVDLSLSQKLDGITKGLYAEIKAAYNSSYNIGKSRSYSGPTFFPVYKSTLLDPGLDIQDPAFDNTIVLQKQGEENEVMGYNHWTGKARDWYAEASIRYERNFEDHNLSALILYNQSKTYYPAQYPEIPLAYVGLVARATYSYKLKYLCDWNIGYNGSENFAPGKRFGLFPAFSLGWVASEEMFIKKLKVIDFLKLRASWGKVGNDKYSGARFLYLMGAWNPANFTTQGNGTYNFGQFSSTMLPDAKELAMGNSQVTWETVQKQNYGIDMNLFDSRISFSADVFFEKRKDILSKRNTLPSITAVNLPLINLGKVNNHGYEISLGWKDKIQQVGYWVKTNLSFARNKIMYMDEVPPNEPYMAQTGRCIGLNYGYIFDRFFLPSDFDQQGNIANHDIPKMAVTPKPGDAIYKDLNHDGKVDSNDKTYFGYSERPEYIAGLLAGFNWKNWEFSMQWTGAWNASRMLQYEYRNAFGTSNNRGLLEYLADGRWTPENSSHARFPRLTFTNKEYNQQTSDLWLMDASYLRLKVAEISYTLAPQKLKKIGVKSIRLFCNGYNLFTLFSDLNDIDIDPEGRTGLKTENTDMYPNIRIYNLGVNIKF; via the coding sequence ATGAAAATCACTACCATTCTATTCTTTATAATAGCATTACAATACACATCTACAGTGTTGGCTCAAGATCATCCTATTATCATATCGAAGAGCCAAACACTAAATGAGATATTAGGGGAAATAGAAAACCAAACCGGATATTTATTCTTTTATAACATTGAAGACATAAAAATAAAGGATCCCTGTTCTTTAAACTCTTTAAAGAAGAAATACAACACTCTCTTTGAGATATTAAACTCCATGAAGCAGCTTTATCAACTGGATTATGTGATAAAAGGACGCCATATCATATTAACAAAAGCTTCCGTCAACCTGATTAAAGAACATACCTCTTATTCCACTTTTACCGGAACAGTAAAAGATTTTAATGAAAATCTGTTGGCCGGAGCCAGTGTCCTGGTAAAAGGAAGTACTATAGGAGGAATTACCGACAAAAACGGACGATTCATTCTTACCCTGCCTGACAGTCTCTTTCCCGTAGTCAAAGTATCTTATCTCGGCTATCAAACTACAGAAGTAGAACTGAACAAACCCAATATTTCTATTTATTTACTCGAAAATACACAAATGCTGGACGAAGTACAGATTGTAGCCTATGGCAAACAAAAAAAGGTAACCGTTACCGGGGCAATATCTTCTATTACCACCGAAGGATTGCTTAAATCTCCTAGCGGCAGCGTAGCCAATGCCCTTTCCGGAGCCATGACCGGAATTTCCTCCGTACAAATCTCCGGACAACCCGGCGCGGAAGACCCTGAAATATTTGTCCGGGGAACCGGTTCCCTATCGGTAGATGCCTCCCGCCCCCTTATCCTGGTAGACGGTGTGGAACGATCCTTCTTCCAAATGGATCCTAACGAAATAGAAAACATCACAATACTGAAAGACGCTTCTTCTACTGCTGTATTCGGCGTACGAGGTGCTAACGGAGTTGTCTTGGTCACTACCCGCAGAGGGACAAAAGGCAAACCCGATATATCCGTTACTTCTTCGGCTGGTTTAACTCAAGCTTTACGGAATGTAAATATGGTAGACAGTTACCGGCATGCCCTTTTGTATACCGAAGCCCAATTAAATGATAATCCGTCCCTGCCGGCTTCCCAACAAATCTTTACCCCCTACATTATACAAAAGTTCAAAGACAAATCGGAGCCACTTATGTTCCCTGATATAGACTGGAACAAATACATGTTTAATAAATTCGCCTGGCAAACTCAACATAATATAAATTTGAGGGGAGGAAATAATAACTTCCGTTATTTCATCTCTTTGGGCTATTTACACCAAAACGGTATAATAAAAAAGTTTACAGAACCCTATAACCCGAATTATGCTTACTCTCGTTATAATTACCGGATCAATTCGGATATTCAAATTAGTAAAAACACCCTGTTAAAATGTGACATAGCCGGAAGAATTTCCAATCAAAGAACCCCGATAGGGGAAGATGTATGGCGCACGATTATGTGGGCGGTCCCCTATGGAGGAGCCGGCATTATCGATGGAAAATTTATAAAAAATACAGACAGGTACATTTCTATTCCTATGACTACGGGGCTGGATGCCTATTATAACCAAGGCTACAATACGAACACCAACAATGTATTAAACGTAGACCTCTCACTTTCCCAAAAACTAGATGGTATTACAAAAGGGCTATACGCCGAAATTAAAGCAGCATACAACAGCTCCTACAACATCGGTAAGTCAAGATCCTATAGCGGGCCCACATTCTTCCCCGTATACAAGTCAACTCTCCTTGATCCCGGACTTGACATACAAGACCCGGCATTCGACAACACGATCGTGCTACAAAAACAAGGCGAAGAAAACGAAGTGATGGGATACAACCACTGGACAGGTAAAGCCAGGGACTGGTATGCAGAGGCGAGCATCCGGTACGAAAGGAACTTCGAAGACCATAACCTCTCTGCCCTGATACTTTACAACCAGTCCAAAACCTATTACCCCGCCCAATACCCCGAAATCCCTCTGGCATATGTCGGACTTGTGGCTAGGGCTACCTACTCCTATAAACTTAAATACCTATGCGACTGGAACATCGGATACAACGGCTCTGAAAACTTCGCTCCCGGAAAACGATTCGGGCTATTCCCTGCCTTCTCTCTAGGATGGGTAGCTTCGGAAGAAATGTTCATCAAGAAACTGAAAGTGATCGATTTCCTAAAACTCAGAGCTTCCTGGGGAAAGGTCGGGAACGACAAGTATTCGGGAGCAAGGTTCCTTTATCTAATGGGCGCATGGAACCCCGCAAACTTTACCACGCAGGGCAACGGAACCTATAACTTCGGACAGTTCTCTTCAACCATGCTACCAGACGCAAAGGAGCTCGCCATGGGAAACAGCCAAGTAACTTGGGAAACTGTACAAAAGCAAAATTACGGCATCGACATGAACCTCTTCGACTCAAGGATATCTTTCTCAGCAGACGTATTCTTCGAAAAAAGAAAGGACATCCTCTCTAAAAGGAACACCCTGCCATCCATCACTGCCGTCAACCTTCCTCTTATAAATCTGGGAAAAGTGAACAACCACGGATACGAAATCTCCTTAGGTTGGAAAGACAAAATACAACAGGTCGGGTACTGGGTAAAAACAAACCTATCTTTTGCCAGGAACAAGATCATGTACATGGACGAAGTGCCCCCCAATGAACCCTATATGGCACAAACAGGCAGGTGCATCGGATTAAACTACGGATACATATTCGACAGGTTCTTCTTGCCTTCAGACTTCGACCAGCAAGGAAACATAGCCAACCACGATATCCCTAAAATGGCCGTAACTCCCAAACCCGGTGATGCCATATACAAAGATCTCAACCACGACGGCAAAGTGGACAGCAACGACAAGACGTATTTCGGATACAGCGAAAGGCCTGAGTATATTGCCGGCCTCTTGGCGGGATTCAACTGGAAGAACTGGGAGTTTTCCATGCAATGGACAGGCGCATGGAACGCTTCTCGCATGTTGCAGTACGAATACAGGAACGCTTTCGGTACATCCAACAACCGGGGACTTCTGGAATACCTGGCCGACGGGCGCTGGACTCCCGAAAACAGCAGCCACGCACGTTTTCCCCGCCTTACCTTTACCAACAAGGAATACAACCAGCAAACCTCAGACCTCTGGCTTATGGATGCTTCATACTTAAGGCTAAAGGTGGCCGAGATAAGTTATACCCTGGCACCGCAAAAGCTGAAAAAAATAGGCGTCAAATCCATTCGCCTATTCTGCAACGGATATAACCTATTCACTCTTTTTTCCGATTTGAACGACATTGATATAGACCCCGAAGGACGAACAGGCCTCAAAACCGAAAATACCGATATGTATCCCAATATACGGATTTATAACCTTGGCGTAAATATTAAATTCTAA
- a CDS encoding FecR family protein, protein MDEKYVSWIIQYLQGQLGKNELKDFLNWVNTDAENKKLFFDIKTLYETNTYPTEYDARKSWEQLSRKHNKVIYRQRLKTGLQIFSYAAMIIAIISLSVYIWHNRNVEEESVTRYISIAYPNILDLPDGSKVHIGPQTNFYYKGDYGKKQREVYLEGEAYFDVAKQKDKPFIVVLPGQKIEVVGTKFNVLAYPEDSLFVTTLTEGAVKLFVESRKDTSTLKPNEQFIYNRQCQNSRIVKVNAEKYAQWIEGYYYFLEEPLEIILNRLERVYGYEFYIESNELKQIKFTGTFYKDQNINEVLEIIQTSVSFRYRIEKRTVTLYK, encoded by the coding sequence ATGGATGAAAAATACGTAAGTTGGATTATACAATACCTACAAGGCCAATTAGGGAAAAACGAATTAAAAGATTTCTTGAATTGGGTAAATACCGATGCGGAAAACAAAAAGCTGTTTTTCGATATAAAGACATTGTATGAAACCAATACGTACCCCACAGAATATGATGCCCGGAAAAGTTGGGAACAATTATCCCGGAAACACAATAAAGTTATTTATCGGCAACGATTAAAAACCGGATTACAGATTTTTTCTTATGCAGCCATGATTATTGCCATTATCAGTCTTTCTGTTTATATCTGGCATAACCGGAACGTAGAAGAAGAATCTGTAACCCGTTACATAAGCATAGCATACCCTAATATCTTAGATTTACCCGACGGAAGCAAAGTACACATCGGTCCTCAAACTAATTTCTATTATAAAGGAGATTACGGGAAAAAGCAAAGAGAGGTTTATCTGGAAGGTGAAGCTTATTTCGATGTGGCAAAGCAAAAAGACAAACCTTTTATCGTTGTACTCCCCGGACAAAAAATTGAAGTGGTAGGTACTAAATTCAATGTATTGGCTTATCCGGAAGATTCTTTATTTGTAACGACTCTAACGGAAGGAGCAGTAAAACTTTTTGTCGAGAGCAGGAAGGACACTTCTACATTGAAACCGAATGAACAGTTTATTTATAATCGTCAATGCCAAAACAGCCGGATCGTGAAAGTAAATGCAGAAAAATATGCACAGTGGATCGAAGGATACTATTATTTCCTGGAAGAACCTCTCGAAATAATTTTGAATCGATTGGAAAGGGTGTACGGATATGAATTTTATATTGAATCGAACGAGCTTAAACAAATAAAATTTACAGGCACTTTTTATAAAGATCAAAATATAAATGAAGTCTTAGAAATTATTCAAACATCTGTATCCTTTCGATATAGGATAGAAAAACGAACGGTTACCCTTTATAAATAA